A stretch of the Vicia villosa cultivar HV-30 ecotype Madison, WI unplaced genomic scaffold, Vvil1.0 ctg.001336F_1_1, whole genome shotgun sequence genome encodes the following:
- the LOC131634701 gene encoding uncharacterized protein LOC131634701 produces MSRPVERIAEINDGKELWKIVVRIHHRWKVVSNNKEHFEMIFVDKLGDDIHAVVPAPHVSVFTEKCLLGHTYTGDVVGMVDSIGYAQTESGAKKQQISMMLRDHSNNMLNCTLWESYADQFIRFNKVRVAASLPTVVLLQYAKVKEEGKYPLSVTNTYNVTLLCVDADFPVMKDFIDRMPEESKVTLSEQLGGNSQYSSQSSENQQLTPVQKLFSKAVVLPIAEIIQLTDVTFCAAVATTKLLVASPFGWFYRACHICCFCHVFDVSMLSAFLTELFLMMFRYKIEIEVTHGGQSCNFVFWNRECEMLLGLSASQLRNTMIQAGITDPLDFPLALDQLLKLEMAMKVKWHPRWKNCSVVMIIKNDPIIQQLKEKWGTDEEPIPIQTVVPETLEIKESVDEAKTDANEDCELVTDLEITSEHKPDVVTPSGKRHLPAASSESIDLDGLHDGELSSNKLKKIIKMEKID; encoded by the exons ATGTCAAGGCCTGTTGAGAGAATAGCAGAGATCAATGATGGAAAAGAGCTTTGGAAGATTGTTGTTAGGATTCACCACAGATGGAAAGTTGTCTCCAACAATAAGGAACATTTTGAAATGATCTTtgttgacaaattg GGAGATGATATTCATGCTGTTGTTCCAGCACCTCATGTGTCGGTGTTCACCGAAAAATGCTTATTAGGGCATACTTATACT GGAG ATGTCGTTGGAATGGTGGATAGTATTGGTTATGCACAGACTGAGTCAGGTGCAAAGAAGCAGCAAATTAGCATGATGTTGCGTGATCACAG CAACAACATGTTGAACTGTACTCTGTGGGAATCATACGCGGATCAGTTCATCAGGTTTAACAAAGTTAGGGTTGCTGCATCACTCCCTACAGTTGTGTTGCTTCAGTATGCCAAAGTGAAGGAAGAAG GAAAGTATCCTCTGTCTGTGACAAACACCTACAATGTGACCCTTTTATGTGTTGATGCTGATTTTCCGGTCATGAAAGACTTTATTGATAG AATGCCTGAGGAGAGCAAGGTAACCCTGTCTGAACAACTTGGAGGGAATTCCCAATATTCCTCCCAAAGTTCTGAAAATCAACAGCTCACTCCTGTGCAAAAATTGTTCTCAAAGGCTGTTGTTTTGCCTATTGCTGAGATTATTCAACTTACGGAT GTTACATTTTGTGCTGCTGTCGCTACAACAAAATTATTAGTAGCATCTCCGTTTGGATGGTTCTATCGTGCCTGTCATAT ATGTTGTTTCTGTCATGTTTTTGATGTTTCTATGTTGTCGGCTTTTTTAACGGAACTATTTCTTATGATGTTCAGGTATAAGATTGAAATTGAGGTTACTCACGGGGGCCAAAGCTGCAATTTTGTCTTCTGGAACAGAGAATGTGAAATGCTGTTGGGTTTATCTGCATCGCAACTTCGTAACACTATGATTCAG GCTGGAATTACTGATCCATTGGACTTTCCGTTAGCACTTGATCAGTTGTTGAAGTTGGAAATGGCTATGAAGGTTAAGTGGCATCCACGCTGGAAGAACTGTTCCGTCGTTATGATTATAAAAAATGATCCTATTATCCAGCAACTTAAGGAAAAATGGGGAACAGATGAG GAACCTATTCCAATCCAAACTGTCGTACCTGAGACTCTGGAG ATTAAAGAGAGTGTTGATGAGGCTAAAACAGATGCCAATGAAGACTGTGAATTGGTTACA GACCTGGAAATTACATCTGAGCACAAGCCTGATGTTGTCACACCTAGTGGTAAGAGGCATCTTCCTGCTGCATCAAGTGAATCCATTGATTTGGACGGATTACATGATGGGGAACTGTCATCAAACAAGCTGAAGAAGATAATTAAAATGGAGAAGATTGATTag